The DNA region aaaaaaaaaaaaaaaaaaaaaagaaatataattagatcatttaattacatcaattaaaaattaaccatccttttgtttctttaacgTGCGTCTTCTTTAACTAAGAGATAAAcctacagaaaaagaaagagagaaagagagaaatagatagagagtgagagagagagagagagagagagggaggggggatagcaaaaataaatgagacaGTTTCTAAATTAGCCTGCTGAATTATTTCCTGTTCGGAACTTCGCACATGGCCGACGTAAGGGGTATTAACGTATTTTCGAATTCTTTCCACGCGAAGTACGCCTACGATCACCCTTTCGAATGGTATTCTGCCGCGCTTAGAGTTCCAGCGTGATGTTTCATAGATTGTCTTTAAACATTTTCCACGAAATATATTTGTCTAAAAACTATAGGGTCGATTACGCAAGAAAATGATACAGTCCCACATTCCTTCTTCTGAGAAACGCAGCTCGGGCATGTATATCTatggatcgatcgaattttcaatGCACGTCAAACCAAATCTAAATAAACGATTCCTAGAAATtgtaaagagagagtgagtgagagagagagagagagagagagagaaagcaagtgCCATTCACAATTTCAATGTTCGaatctattctttctctcatgcGATATTTTTaggttttgtatttttttcttttctttttgtagttATTTTGAGACAAACACGCGAAGAATAATCAAACAAAAGTTCTAATTCCAactataatttaaatagaattaagaaatatagtgttttgtttcttctttttttttttttttttttttttttttcttattatacgcGTTCTTTGATCTTACAGATTAAAGATTAGATCTTACAGATTAGTCAGattaatatatcgtaaaaaaataatggctCATTATCATAATCAATAATAGTTAATTTTTGTGGAACATTATATGTCTACTTTAGTCTAATCATCATATTCATAACCTTCAAAGTATATTGAATGTTAACGCGAAAAGATTTGCAACTTtgcaaaaacaattttttaaaggaTACACAATGAACACGAAGTATGCATTCGCACTTTTCACAGAACACTAATCATCTAATTACTTGACCTCGATATAAACTAACTTGGGCTTTGTCAttctaggaaaaaaaaaaaaaaggaaaaaacataaaaatgttATCGAGAGTCTAGATAACTATCTGTCTATTCATAAATGATGAAATACTACGGCCAAGTGAACTGTTTAATTTGATCTGCCATTAtctagtaatatatatatatatataaagtcatatgtgtatgtgtatgtatgtgcgtattCATATATATCACTATAAAAATTCCCAACATCATATCTATCGCATTGATGCTTTagtgataacgataaacagGGTGTctcgtttaaattaattcagagaagtattatcgataaatttaattacgtagtaaaataatgaaaatgatttcatataaatcttcattacaaattataatgtaattattaaaattgatttaatcattttatcaaACGAATGatgaacaaattaaaaataaatttcattttcatttaaaattgatcgatcgtaATAGAACACtgtttatatatcgaaatagtATGTCACAAGTAACCTACGTgaaacgtattaaaaaaaaaaaaaaaaaaaaaaaaaaaaaaaaaaaaaaaaaaatatatatctttatgatCCAACAGATAAATAATTGCAATATTATGCGCAAAGAATTGTAATTGAACTTACCATTGAAATTCCACGATATGTATTTAAtacttacaattaattttaaatattcaacgtGTTACTAAGTAACCATCTTGGGGAATGCACATCATTATGGATAATCCCtgctattaatttttttcgcgACAAGTAAGGGGAGGTAGTCAGGTTTCTTCAGTATCttagataaaatgaaagagaaacaaaatgagaaagagaaagagagagagagagagaaaggagaaaaagaaatagaaagaaagagagggatagagagaaaagagggagagggagagagagagagagagagaagaaaaaaagaaatagaaagaaagagagggagagagagagagagagagagagagacagaaagatagaaagagaaggatagagagaagagagagagagaaagaaacagaaagataaaaagagaaggataaagagaataaagagagagagagagagagagagagagagagagagaaaagagaaatacggAGAGCCACCTGTTGCAGACTCGAGCACGTACTTTGACCGGAGTACTCGTAAACATTTAGTAGACTAATACATTCGAGAAGCtgttttatcctcttttttttttctcgctgtTTTTACGTTCTTCAagatttgttttgttttgattCTTTTAACAATAGGCTCGAACAACATTGTACGCTCTTATTGTAACGTTAATTTGTTATCCGATTATTAATGAGACTCGACCATTGATACAGATTATTATTTggtcatttatttaattcatttacaggtttcattctcttttgttttctattctttgtatgtattttttattatatatattttcatttattgtttcaatgtaattttaatttcgaacaTTCACGATAACTATTTCATAATCCATATCCAAAAGGATATACAAACTGTCAAcgtttttccattttcaaatTCCAGATATTAGCTTGCTTGAACAATTCGCGAACATATGGGTATTATTTAAAGTATACTCAACACGAATATCGTGTTCTAGTGATAGTATGTATAgttaaaataacatatatatatatatatatatatatataaaaatgtgtataaaaatgcaaagagataaagatgagATACCGATGACACGTAACCGGAAATTCTATGTTTGAAAATGATTCAGAAAATGTGTTATCATATTCTAACATAAATAGTATCTTTGAAAATCTatgaattaaaatgtaataaatgtttattccCGTTTACTGATTATAGAAAATCTGAAATCAAAAGCTTCGCCGAGATTCGTTGTTATCAGGAGGTTAAACGTAATAGTTgttgaataatgataatatacagaatgaatttgttttcttttcttttttttttttttttcttttttttttttaacgaacgtgCATATCACTGAAGATGAGTTTGCAATAAATTAATGagatttcataaaataatgtaataaacgtGGTTCATTAGAGAAATAGTATTTATTGCAATTCGTAATAAGCTTGACGCAATCATTTCAATATGTTATTAAAAGTCTTTTATACAATTAgcaatattaaatgttaatttctacataaaaaaattattatttattattgatgttaGATCGAATACAagcaataaattaaatgatgaTTTGATTTATACgatgttatttcatttcataggTCATACTTTCGATTCGTGAAAGTAAACGCTACCAAATCGTTTCGGCGAAGAATCTCTCGAAATCGCGAATGTGTGAATTGTAATTCGAAAGCGAAATGACGAAACTAATAATTTTCTGctcgtatatgcatatatgattATCTACGTAGTTCATTTCGATGATCaataaatctaaaattataaatcgacGCTAAAACTAAATTACAATTCGATTTAATGCATcatgttataataattcgacgtattttatcattaaagaaATGTCTGACCACTTtaagattaatttttgtaCAATCGGTATTATTCATTGAGATATCaggtaaatacatatattggtCAATACGGAGGAGATATCTCTTCCGTAGACAaacacgtatgtacataaacacatatatatatatatatatatatatatatatatatatatgtatatatatattcgccgTTATACGCGTGtgtaaataattgtttattgttttattctatattttaattcgtatGAATCAGCCGCATCATCAGACCATCGAACATTTTCATTGGAAATATATGTTAGAAATATAGAAACAGAAACGTTGTTCTCGATCGATTGATTACGTCAAACTATCTACAACTGAACATCGAATGGACCgcgaaaaataatacattatttatttttaattatgagaaTAACTCACGTTCCCacgaataattatcgataaacgaGATTCATAAGTAAACACATTCGAGTAAagaacatatgtatgtatctacgtttTTCTACGTGAAAATCTTTTCGCATCTACGTCATTCGATGCgttcaaagaataaaaaaataccttCTCACCGTACAAGAGAGACCCATGAATACGTAGAATCAACTGTCGAGATAAAActtgtaaaaggaaaaagttcgTAGGGGAAATTTACTAGGGAATATAAAGTCTAGGGtgattaaagaattaattacattgattATTACATTCGTCATCGACGCATTCTTTTCGTACCAGAGACATTaaagaatatgaagaaaaagaagacaaaaaaaaacctaaagatagacaaagattttttttgttataacatAAGGAATAAGATCCTTGtcttttataatgattacGCTTATAGATAATagattataatcaattattttcctaTACCGACTAATCGGTATTgtcatatttctatatatatatttctcattctcGATGATGTAAACGAATACAGTCATTAAATGATAAACACCTTACTTTAtctatttaacattatttaatcattgaaagagagtaaatttttctttttcatgaaaatcatCGAAAGATAAAGTTTGGTGTTATCACATTGATAATCGATACATGATGACGAAGATGACGAATCGTTGTATttcccccaaaaaaaaaaggatcggaGTCCAGTATGGTTGGATAAAGGTGAGGGAGGATCCCGAGTGAAGGCGAGTGGGGGATGGCATTGACGAAGGGGAAGGAGGGGGCGCTTACTCTGCTTCGAGTATATATGCTCGAACCGAGTGACGGTATGCTACAGTTCAACTAGACAAAAGCAGCAAGGAGAAGGGGCACTAGCGCGTTAAAgacaatagaaaaagaattgactTGATTTACGGATTGCGacattaatttaatcgttttctcttatattttccttgtcttctgtccttttttcttttttacttttcttctttttttttttcttttacctcttCTTAATATACCTTTTATCATTCGTGAACGAACAATCGTGAAGGAAAAATCGTGAAAGTAATCGTATTCTTTCTCGTGGAGGCGTCGTTTTCGttgaaaaagacaagaaaaaaagggggaaaaaaaaaaagaaaaaaaaagaaataaataaaaagaaaaagaaataaaacgaagaagaaaataaattctttcgacGAAAGTTCGAGTGttcttttatcgaatttctttCAAGGAAAAATGACGAAATACGAAATGTGTGTTAAATCGCGTCCACTGATGACTCTTCTGATCGTCAGTGTTCTCATGACGGTTTTGATACCCAAACCAACCGAAGCCAGACCTTCCGGTATCATCAGGTAAGCCTCCaacaaagattttcttttgcattaaatttttatttaaaaaatttttttgttgatcattttttttctgcttcttttttcatttatttaaaaattactcATACTAAATAATATCGTCATGGAAGGACgataacaattcttttttccgatattgtcgatattatagAACATATGCTGGAATGATTAGCTCGACGATTAGATatcgttccttctttcctctttttgtctttccaaATGAAAAGTACAAAATCTCACggagagaataatttttaattaaagaaagtaaaaaagtattCAAACGAGGTTAGAACGGTGAATAGgacgaaatatataattgatcgacgtaacgaagaaaataataaactcaTACGAATTTCTATGAGAATATGGATTATTGTTTAGTGCGttgaatttcgaaaaaaaaaaaagagagaaaaaaaagagacagacaaaaaaagaaatttatttagcGCGAAACTATGGCgacatttctttaaaattttctctacGTTAGAACGGATATTATGCGTTCGAATGCTTTATGTTACGATTTATTTAACGAAGTGCAGTCACGTGACTGTTGTTCGTGAATCGTTTTtgcaaataaatgtatatttatagtaCAAGGCGGTGATAGATTGAATCGCGAAGTAAGTGCGTGGCAATGGCCGCTTGCGAAACGGCTTGAAAAATCCTCGAGAAAGGCTAAAGACGTTTGTGCAAAGgccatatataaaaaaggcaAGAAAATCTTGCAAGATATTTAGATACGccaatagatagaaagatagttCGACGTATAACATAGGTTAGTCATTTTCTCACGATTATTTCTATGTCATAAGTTCCTTTAAAGTCGGTGAAAGCGGTGAAAatctatatagaaaaagaaataacgtgaTGCTTCTAATGTcagattttaatgataattagcGATGTAtgagttattaacgttacccAACTCTTACGTACGGTCTAAGTTTCGTCaaaggaaaatagataaaatcttattctttatatatatatatatttttttttttcgattacagTAGACGCAAGAGAGTCTCGGATCAGAGGCTTGCCGAATTGGAAACGTTATTGGGATTATCAAAGATGAAGGgcaagataataactatacctATTGCATTTGGCGTTGTCGATCCTGCGAAAATGTaagttttcttatctttcctacacatatatatatataaatacacataacgtagattataaaattttattcgagaatCTCTTTCTCCAGTATGACaaagagaaacataaataGACTGTATAAGGTAATACAAGATCTGATTTAGTAAGTTCTTAGATTCAATGATTTTTCCATAATAAAAGACTTTTCCAGAGACTTTCCAGagactttccttttttcacttGCAAGATCAAAAAATCTTATTCGATCTAGAAACCAGAGAAAcaagt from Vespa velutina chromosome 3, iVesVel2.1, whole genome shotgun sequence includes:
- the LOC124947501 gene encoding uncharacterized protein LOC124947501 — protein: MTKYEMCVKSRPLMTLLIVSVLMTVLIPKPTEARPSGIISRRKRVSDQRLAELETLLGLSKMKGKIITIPIAFGVVDPAKIGRKRRSPTDDSSNKLRETLQIDGRDSIFLPEENNEILSLPLKDASDQLENGGQY